ATTTTTTCGTTATAAAAATTAGTAAACTTATCATCATCGATAAGCAGCGTAGATTGGTAAGGGACCATTGAGAGTTTTTTGCTATTTTTTTTTGAAAATTCTCATCTTATTCAGATAAAAAATGCAAATTACTCAATATGCCCTTAACTTTCTAAAGATTTCATTAAAAAATACAAAAGAGTCTAATTTTAAAAACATATTAAAACCTATCTTTGCACTCGTAAAACCCTAATTACGTGAGTAAATCTATCCTCTCGCAAACATATTTACAGACTTTGCAAAAGCAGAATCTGCAAAATGCTGTTGCCAAAAGTGAAAACAAAATACATCTTACCGGCTTAGTAGGCTCTTCGCTATCTTTTATAATATCAAGTATTTTCAAGGAATCGAACAAACCTTTTCTTATTGTTTTTGATGATAAAGAAGAAGCCGCTTTTTATCTAAACGATTTAGAGCAACTTTGCAATGATAAAGACGTATTATTCTACCCAGGAAGCTATCGCAGACCCTACGAAATAGAAGAAACCGATAACGCCAACGTACTTTTACGCGCCGAAGTTTTAAACCGTATAAACTCGCAAAAAAAACCGGCCATAATTGTTACTTATCCCGATGCCCTTTTTGAGCAAGTAGTTACCAGAAAAGAGCTAGAACGCAATACTTTAAAAGTAGCAGTAAACGATAATTTATCAATCAATTTTGTAAACGAAGTTCTTTTTGAATATCAATTTAAACGTGTAGACTTTGTTACCGAACCTGGTGAATTCTCGGTACGAGGTGGTATTATTGATGTGTTTTCGTTTTCTAATGATGAGCCTTATCGTATTGAGTTTTTTGGAGATGAAGTTGATAGCATTAGAACTTTTGATGTAGAAACACAGCTTTCCATAGATCAAATAAAAAAGATAAACATTATTCCAAACGTTGCCAATAAACTTTTAGAAGAAAAAAGACAAAGTTTCCTAAAATACGTTGCACAGAAAACAGTAGTTTGCTTAAAAAATGCGGACTTACTTTTTTCTAGAATCGATGATTTTTACAACAAAGCAGAAATCGCTTATAGAAATTTATCTTCGGAAATAAAACAAGCCCAACCAAACGAGCTTTTTTGTAATTCAACCTTATTAAAAAAGCAATTACTCGATTTTTCAATTATTGAATTTGGTAGCACGTCTATAATGACGAAAATTGGTAGCGTTGTACAAAAAGTAGAATTCAAAACCACACCGCAACCATCTTTTAATAAGAAATTCGATTTATTAATTGAAGACTTAAACAGCAACCACAACAAAGGCTACACCAATTATATTGCTTGTGTAAGCGAACAGCAGGCCAAACGTTTTCATGATATTTTTGACGATGTTGAAGGCGAGGTATCTTACCAAACTATTGTGCTTTCACTACACCAAGGTTTTATAGATCACGATACAAAAATAGTTTGCTATACAGACCATCAAATTTTTGAACGTTACCATAAGTTTAATGTTAAAAACGGTTACGCAAAAAAGCAAGCCATTACTTTAAAAGAGCTTACAAACCTAGATATTGGCGATTATGTAACGCATATAGACCATGGTATTGGACGTTTTGGTGGACTTCAAAAAATTGATGTTGAAGGTAAAAAACAAGAAGCCATTAAATTGGTTTATGGAGAGCGCGATGTACTGTATTTAAGCATACATTCCCTACATAAAATTACTAAATTTAACGGTAAAGACGGAAAACCGCCTAAAATTTACAAACTAGGCAGCACAGCCTGGAAAACCTTAAAACAAAAAACTAAAGCACGTGTTAAGCACGTTGCTTTCAACTTAATAAAACTTTACGCTAAGCGGAAAACAGAAAAAGGCTATCAATACAATCCTGATAGTTATATGCAACACGAACTGGAAGCTTCTTTTATTTATGAAGATACCCCAGACCAAAGTAGTGCCACCGCAGATATAAAAGTCGATATGGAAAGTGAACGCCCGATGGATCGTTTAGTATGTGGCGATGTTGGCTTTGGTAAAACGGAAGTAGCTATTCGTGCCGCTTTTAAAGCCGTAGACAACGGCAAACAAGTGGCCGTTTTAGTACCAACAACCATTTTAGCTTATCAGCATGCCAAAACATTTCGCGAGCGTTTAAAAGACTTCCCTGTAACAGTAGATTATGTTAACCGTTTTAGAACAGCAAAAGAAAAACGCACCACTCTAGAAGGTTTAGAAAAAGGTAGTGTAGATATTATTATCGGCACACACCAACTTGTAAATAAAAACGTGAAATTTAAAGATCTTGGTTTATTAATTGTAGATGAAGAACAAAAATTTGGCGTTGCTGTAAAAGAAAAACTAAAAACACTGAAAGACAATGTTGATGTATTAACATTAACAGCAACACCTATACCACGTACTTTACAATTTAGCTTAATGGCTGCCCGAGATTTATCGGTTATTACAACACCCCCACCAAACCGATACCCTATTGAAAGTAACGTAATTCGTTTTAATGAAGAAGATATTCGTGATGCGGTGAGTTATGAAATTGAACGCGGCGGACAAATTTTCTTCATTCATAATAGAATAGAAAACATAAAAGAAGTTGCTGGCCTTATTCAGCGTTTAGTTCCTGATGCTAAAATCGGTATTGGTCATGGACAATTAGACGGTAAAAAGCTGGAACAACTTATGCTATCTTTTATGGATGGCGAGTTTGATGTTCTGGTAAGTACAACCATAATTGAAAGTGGTTTAGATGTACCAAATGCCAACACCATTTTTATAAACAATGCCAATAATTTTGGTTTAAGTGATTTACACCAAATGCGTGGTCGTGTAGGTCGAAGCAATAAAAAAGCCTTTTGCTATTTTATTACGCCAGAATATTCTGCAATGACCGACGATGCCAGAAAACGTATTACCGCATTAGAGCAATTTACAGAGCTTGGTAGCGGATTTAATATAGCCATGAAAGATTTAGAAATTCGTGGTGCCGGAGATTTATTAGGCGGAGAACAAAGTGGCTTTATAAATGAAATAGGGTTTGATACCTATCAAAAAATATTAAGCGAAGCCATAGAAGAACTTAAAGAAAACGAGTTTAAGGATTTATATGATGAACCTGAAGAAGATCGCGTTTACGTTAAAGACGTTACTATCGACACCGATTTCGAACTTCTTTTCCCAGACGATTATGTAAATAACATCGCAGAAAGATTAAGCTTATATACACAGCTAAATAATTTGAAAACCGAAGCTGAATTGCATACTTTTGAAACAGAATTAGTCGATCGTTTTGGAGAATTACCAATACAAGTGACCGATTTATTAAATAGTGTCCAAATAAAGTGGTTAGCAACCAAAATTGGTTTCGAAAAAGTAGTGATGAAACAAGGTAAACTTATTGGTTATTTCATTAACGACCAACAAAGTAACTTTTACCAAAGCTCTGGTTTTACTAAAGTTTTACAATTTGTTCAAAAAAACCCAGGAGCAGGTAAAATAAAAGAAAAACAAACCCGAAACGGATTAAGATTAATGCTAACTTTCGACAAAATAAAAACTGTAAAACAAGCACTAAGCGCTTTACAACCTATTGTGGCTTAATTCTTGTTTCATTTAAATTAAAATATATCATATCTTCAATAAGAAGAAAACAAATACATCCAAAACCGTGAAACGCTTATTATTTCTTATTACCCTCATACCAAGTATTTTATTAGCACAACACAGTATTAAAGGCACGTTCTCACCTGCCAAAGAATACAATTTTGCTCTACTTTACAAGGTAACCCCAACCTTATCGGAATATATTTCTAATACCGAAATAGATAAAGAAACTGGTGGTTTCGAGTTTCAACTCGATTCTACAAGAACAAAAGGTATGTATCGCGTAGTTTACGCTATACCTCAAGAAGATTATAATTTCGATATTATTTATAACGGAAAAGAAGATATTGAATTAACCTTTAACTCTGAAACTGGTGTTACTTTCAAAAAATCTTCCGAGAACAAATTATTAGCATCTTACACCAATAGCATGTCTATGGTTACACAAAGTATTGGGAATTATTTTAGAGAAGAAAGCAAAAACACCAAAGCTTTAAAGTCAATATTTAAAACGCAACAAGAAACACAAGAAAACTTTGAGAAAGCAGCAGAAGGTATGATGGCTTTAGATTTTATAAAAGCCAACCAACCTTATGTTCCAACCGATTTCGAAGATTTAAAAACGTATATAAACAACTTAAGACTGCACTATTTCGACCATATAAATTTTAACAGTAAAGCATTACAGAGCTCTAATTTTTTAGAAGAAAAAATGCTGAATTATGTTTTTGGAATGTCTTCTGAAATTGAAGATGAAGCTACAGTTTACAAGAATAACATTGATATTTTTCATGACGTTTTAAAAACAACACCACAAGGTGTAAAACGTATTTTATTAGTCGATTTATGGCAACAAATGGCAGACTTAGGTTTTGAGTCGGTTGCTAACTATATTTCAGATAAATATTTAATGCCGGTTGCAAAATCGTTAAATGATAAAGATTTAATCGATGGACTAACTCTATTTAAAAACACATCAATAGGTAGAAAAGCGCCAGATTTCACATTAGAAATAAAGAAAGATAAAGCCTTAGTTAAAACACAATTAAGCGCACTAAACGTAGCAAAAAAATATATTGTGGTTTTCTGGAGTAGCACATGCTCGCATTGTTTAGATGAAATTCCTCAATTACACAGTTTCGTGAATACTTTAGAAAAAGGCGACGTAAAAGTAATTGCTGTAGGCTTAGAAGATGATCCGTATAAATGGAAAGACCTAACCTATACTTACACTAGTTTTATTCATGTTTATGGTGAAGGCCGTTGGGAAAACAAAATTGGAAACGATTATGGCGTAACATCAACACCAACATATTTCATTTTAGATAAAGACAAAAAATTCATTTCAAAACCAGAAGATTTTAAAGCTTTAAAAGCATTTTTTGGAGAAGAAGCTGAGGAAGAATAAATCAGCTTTTAAAAGTGGTAAAAAGCACCTTCTAAGTGCTCAATACTGAAATCTTTTCCTTGCTTTACAATAGCAACAACATCAAAACGAACTTCTACATCGAGATCGTTTGCAATCACGTATGCATCAATAGCTTTTACTAAACGTTGAATCTGTTTTGGTTTTACAAAATCTTGAGGATTTCCGAAGTTATTAGTAGATCTTGTTTTAACTTCTACAACCGCCAGAACATCTTCTTTTTTCGCAATAATATCAACTTCCGCCTTTTGGTATCGGTAATTACGCGCCACAATAGCGTATCCGTTTTTCAACAGAAAATCGACAGCTAACTGCTCTCCTTTTTTACCGAGTTCGTTGTGTTTTGCCATGGCATCAAAGTTTATTTATCCTCTAAACAAGAAGAAATCATCTTTCATATCTTCAATTTGAGCATCTTCATTAGTGATAATATAATCAATTGCTTTAGATGTAAAAGCATCACCTTTTTCTGTTAAGGAAACAATATTTTTTTCAAACTGAATCATATTGTTTTTAAGCGCCAAATCTAATACCGTTTTAGAACGTACTTTTTGCCAATTAATATGTTCGTTAAGGTGATTTACGTGGCGTTCGCGCGCTTCAGTATGGTTTTTTAAATGGAGTAGAAACGTTAATAACGATACTTCTGTACGCTGTTGCTTTTCTCTATAAATTACAGCAATAACACCTTTACTTGGCGCAAATAAATAAACAGCCAAAAATAGTAAACCAAGCATAGTGGTTATCGATCCTGCAATGGAAGCATCAAGAAAATGCGCTAACCAATATCCAGAAATCGCACTAAAAACACCAAAACAAATCGCTAAAACAAGCATGCGTTTTAAATTATTAGTCAGTAAATAAGCCGTAGCCGCAGGAGAAATCATAAGTGCAACTACTAAAATAGCTCCAACGGCATCGAACGCTCCAACGGTGGTTATAGACGATACCGTCATTAATCCATAATGTATAACTGCCGGAGAAAACCCTAACGACGCCGCTAAGCCTGCATCAAAAGTGCTTACTTTTAATTCTTTAAAAAAAGCAACCAACAAAGCAATGGTTATTAACAGAATAACACCAATAACCCATAAAGATTTTGGTCCAACATCGACACCCGAAACTATAAATCTATCAAAAGGTGTAAAGGCAAGTTCGCCAAGTAAAACGGCATCAATATCCAAGTGAATATCATTAGCGTTTTTAGCAATCATAATAACACCGATACTAAACAAAATAGGGAATACTAAACCAATAGCGGTATCTTCTTTTACTAACCCAGTTTTTTGAATATACTCTACCAGAACAACTGTAATAATACCTGTTAAAGCCGCTAACAATATAAGCAATGGGGAATTTAAATCTTGTGTAATAAAAAATCCAATAACAATTCCTGGTAAAATAGAATGACTAATAGCATCGCTAATCATAGCCATTTTTCTAAGCACCAAAAACGTTCCAGGAATGGCACATGCAATAGCAACCAAACTAGCAATAAGCTGTATTTCAATTTGTGCGTTACTCATCATTATTGTTTTGTTGATTATACAAATTGGATGCTGTTTTATATCCTTCTTCCGTTAAGCTCCATTTTTTTCCTTTAAGGGTAACGTAATGTTTATCGACTAATTTCTGGAGCGTTCCTTTTGTATAACCTTGAAAATTATTTAAAATTTTAATGGTATGCGGATGGGAGATATTATCATGCGTTTCCGCGATATGAAACATGAAAGCTAATGTTTTATGAAGCTCTAAATCTCGACGGTTTTTAATAAATCGAATTTGTTTAAAAAGCAATCCACGACTTGGAGAAAATATAAACGACACCAAAACAAAAACACCTGCAACAATAACAATGACTGGCCCTGTAGATAAATTGTTTTGACTAGAACTAATAGCCGTTCCAAAAACCCCTGAAAAAGCACCAAAAAGAGCAGCTAAAAACACCATAAGCCCTAAGCTATTTGTCCATTGGCGTGCAGCAGCAGCAGGTGCTAAAAGCATAGCACTCATAAGTACAACACCAACCGTTTGCAAGCCTAAAACAATTGCTAAAACAATAAAGGTTGTAATTAATATATCGATAAACTTGGTATTAAAACCAAGTGTTTTAGTGTAATCGGCATCGAAAAGTAGTATTTTAAACTCTTTCCAAAAGAGTAATAAAACAAATAAACACACACCGGTTACAATAGCCATTAACCAAACATCGCTCTCTACTAAAGTTGCTGCCTGACCAAATAAATACTTATCTAAACCAGCCTGATTAGCATTAGGTTGTTTTTGAATAAAAGTTAAAAGCAACATACCGAAACCAAAAAATAAGGATAAAATTAAGCCTAAAGCTGTATCGGATTTTAAATGTGTTTTCTTGATAATACTTCTAATCCAAAAAGTTCCCAAAAGCCCGCTAACCAAAGCACCTAAAAGCAATACATTACTATTCTTTGCGCCTGTAATTAAAAAAGCAATCGCAATACCCGGCAAAGCAGCATGAGAAATAGCATCGCCCAAAAGACTCTGTTTTCTTAAAACAGCAAAGCTACCAAGCATCCCAGTAACAGCGCCAAGAATAGCTGTACCAAGCGTTATGGTTCTAAGTGTATAATCTGTAAAGACTAGATTAAAATATTCTGTTATATCCATTTCTATTATATTGAACGCGTTGTTTTTTGTTGCAACAAGCCTTATAAACTATAATTATTCCTGAATACTCACTTTATAATTTATACCGTAGGTTTTAGTTAAATTATCGTCGTTAAAAATATCCTTAACGGGACCCGTGGCAATTTTTTTCACGTTTAAAAAGGTAACCCAATCGAAATACTCAGGAACAGTTTGCAAATCGTGGTGCACTACAACTACCGTTTTCCCAGCTTTTCGAAGTTCTTTCAAAATATTGATTATCGCAATTTCGGTAGTAGCATCTACACCTTGAAACGGCTCGTCCATAAAATAGATCGATGCGTTTTGCACCAAAGCACGTGCTAAAAATATACGTTGTTGTTGCCCTCCAGAAAGCTGACTAATTTGCCTGTTTTTAAAAGCAAGCATACCAACTTTTTCCAACGCTTCTAAAGATTCTTTTTTTTCTTTTAGACCAGGACGTTTAATCCAACCTAAACTTCCATAAGTCCCCATAGTCACAACATCTAAGGCCGTAGTAGGGAAATCCCAATCTACACTTCCTTTTTGTGGCACATAGGCTACTAAATGACGTTGTTTTTCATAGCTCTTGCCAAAAATAGATACACTACCTGCAATAGGTTTTAAAATCCCTAAAATAGATTTTATAAGCGTCGATTTCCCTGCTCCATTTGGCCCCACAATAGCCATAAGCACACCTTCGGGAATTTCTAAATCAATATCCCAAAGTACGGGTTTATAGTTATAAGCCACCGTTAAATCGTCAACCTGAACTGCTATATTTTTTTTCATGTATTTTCAATTTTATAATAATCACTCCATGATCTAAATCGACCCACAAACATTTTTAGGTAATTTTCTGTGAGGAAAATATTAGACCAATCGAATCGTTGAGCCTGAACGCCAAGATAGAACACAAAAACCGCAAGTCCAGCTTTTGGCAATAATTGTAATTCTTTTTCTGGTATTACATTTACGTTCTGATAGCCTTTTAAAAAGCTTTCCTTTTTTGCTTCGTATTCTTTTTTATCAATTTCTATATGAAACAATTGTTTACAAAAGTAACCAATATCCAAAATTTGTGATCCGTTGCCACAAAAATCAAAATCGAAAATGGTTATCTCAGTTTGGTTTGCAATACTCATATTATCATACCAAATATCTAAATGCACCACACCTTTTCGGGTGTTTTCAAACTCGGCATCTTCAAAAAACCCTTCTATAGATTTCACAAATTCCACCTCTGGTAAAGTCTCTGAAAAGTATGATTTTAATTTTTGATATGGTAATTCTAAAAGTGATTTTTTGTTATAAGTAATCCGCTCGATAATTTGGTCTTGGCTGGCATGGTGTATTTTACCCATTAATTCGCCGATAGCGTAACACATATCTGTATTTAAAAATCGAATTTTATCGCCTTCCGCAAAAGAAAACAGTACAGCATAACGAATACCTTCGGGTGCTTTTACAGTTTGTATATATGTTTGGTTTTTATCTAAAACCGGCACAGAAACACCTAAACCGTTACTTTTTAGTTTATTTAAAAGCGTTAGCTCTTCGGTTATTTCGGTTTTAGAACGCCAATTGTAACAGTAAACCCGAAGTACATATTTTGTTTTTCCGTTGGAAATAAAATAGGTGTGATTCATTCCTGTTCTAAACAACGTGCACACGTAGCTCTTATCTAGCTCGTATTGTTCTTTTGCAAATTCCCCAAGAGCTTCCGCAGATATGGTTGATGTTGTAACAGGAAATGTATTCATGTTTTTTTTACGGTTTTGAGCCTATGTATAAACTTTACTGATTTCTTTTCTAAATTACTTCTTACACTAGCTTTCGCAGATGATTTAGCCCTGATAGCAGCGGCATCCTTTTTTTTTGAAAACTCACTTTACTGTATGCACCAACTCTAATTTAACAACTTTATCAAAGCTGTTAAAAGTAGCTTTCACTAAAAAAAGATATAGCGAATAGCAGGATTAGCTTCTAATAAAAACTTATTCTAACGCGTTAACTATGGTGTTTACATTATACTTAAACATGCCGATATAAGTACCTTCGGGTGTTCCTGTAGTACCCAGCGCATCAGAATAAAGCGACCCACCAATATCGACGTTATGATCTTTAGAGTTTACTGCAGCCTGCAGCGCCTCAATGGTACGTTTAGGCACCGAACTTTCTATAAAAATGGCTTTAATTTTATTTTCTATAATAAAGGCAGACAGGTTTTGAACATCTTGCACACCGGCTTCGGTTGCTGTTGAAATACCTTGCAGTCCGCGTACTTGAAAACCATAGGCTTTACCAAAATAATTAAAGGCATCGTGTGCGGTTACTAAAATGCGTTTGTCTTTTGGAAGCGTTTCGATAGTACTTTTTAAAGTAGTTTGTAACGCTTTTAACTCCACGATATACTTAGCGCTATTGGCTTGAAATAGATCTTTTTTCTCAGGAAGCGCTTCGGATAATTTATCGGCTACAAATTGGGTAATCAAAATCCAATATTCGGTATTAAACCAAATGTGTGGATCGTAATTTGATGCAAAATACTCTGAACCAATTAGTGTTTTTTCGTCGATAGCATCGGAAAGTGCCACCGTTTTAATGTTTCGCATTTTTTCGAAAATCTCTACGAGCTTACCTTCTAAGTGCAGACCATTGTAAAAAATAATATCGGCACCAGACAACTTACTTACATCGCCTTCACTGGCTTTATAAAGGTGCGGATCTACACCGCTCCCCATTAACCCTTGTACATTTACCTCATCGCCAGCTACGTTTTTAACCAAATCGGTTATCATGGATGTGGTGGTAACAATATTTAGTTTTTGGTTGGCTTTTTTATCTGTTTTGCAGCTAAAAATAATTAAGCTAACAAAAACTATGTAGATGTATTTTTTCATGAATTTTAATTTTTGTGAAATTACTAAAAAGCAATTAATTATTTCAATGAATATCTTAAACCTAAAAAGGCTCTAATTCCTTGGTTTGGTGCGTAAACATAAGTTGGATCGAAAGTTAGTCCGTAAGGATTATCTGGAGTAACTTGTGCGTTGCCATTGTTATCGAAAGTAACGTCTTTATCGAACGGATCGTTTGCGCGAGCAATAATAAACGGATTACCTTTATTTGGCGTCCAGTTTAATAGGTTTTTAACACCACCATAAATTTCTAAATTTTCAAGACCATCGAAGGTTAATTGTATATTTTGAATACTCCAAACAGGTGAATTTTCACTTCTAGGATCTAAATCGCTCAATAAAGGCAATCGCATAGGGCCATAAATATTACCAGTATAATCTACCGACAGGTTGTATTTGTAATTTTTATAGGTTGCCGCCCAGGTTCCGGTAAAACGCTCAGTAAGTATTTGGCGTTCTTTTATACCATTTTCTGTTTGCGACACATCTTGAAATGTACCACCAACAAGAAGTTTAACACCGCTTGTTACTATAGCATCTAAATTAACACTTACTCCTTTTGTTACTGCTTTACCATCTAAATTATCGTATATAATTTGATTTGGATTAGTATCATAATCTGGTAAAATTAAGTTTGAAAAATGAGTATACCATGTCGAAATATCCAACCCAATAATAGACCCAGATTTTGTGTAGAATTTTTTAAGATAATTCAGGTTTATATTAACAGAGCGTTCTGGTTTTAATGCTTCGGCAATTACAACATCTCTGGCTCCGGTAAGTGCAGCATGCTCTTCAGTAAAAATATTAACAACTCTAAAACCTGTTCCGGCATTTACTCTAAAAACATCATCGGGTGTTGGTTTAAATTTATACGCAATTCGTGGCGTGAATATATTACCGTGTCTTTTATCGTAATCGTAACGCGCACCTAACAGTAAAGTGTTTTTTTTGCTTATTTTTATTTCATCTTGCGCAAAAACAGAAGGTATAACCACCTCATCGGCACCTAATGTTGCAGGTGTACTATCGTTATAATAATTATATCTAGCCGCTGCTCCAAAAAGTAAATCGTGGTTTTTAAGAGATTTATCCCAAGTAAATTGTCCGAAACCTATTTTTTGTTGCGCTAAAAACGCTGTATCACCATAAACGGAATTTTGGTCGTGATCTGTATATGAAAATTGAAACATCACCTTTTCCTTAATTGGTAATTGATATTTACCTAAAAGCTCCCCGCGCTTGGTATAAATACTTTCTCCGTAGATTTCATTTCCGCCTCTATAATCGGAATTCCATTGCATCTCCCCGCCCCATCGATCTTCATAAAAAACACGGCCAGCCAAAGATAAAACTCTGTTTTCTTTACGTTTAAAATTCCATTTTTGGAAAACGGATATTCTATTCTGAAGCGTTAAATCTGTAAAATCATCACCATTATTATCTATAGGATTATTGTAGTTAAAGTAGTTAACACCAAAAAGTAAGTTGGCTTTTTTTCCTACCCTAGTATTAAAACCTAAATCTAAATTAACCTCTCCCCAACCTGTTACGTAGCTATCCGCAAAGAAGCGCGGTGCATTTTCGGGTAACTTAGTAATAATATTAATTAAGCCTCCAACAGCTTCACTTCCATAAAGAGATGATGCAGGACCTTTTACAATTTCAATTTGTTCTATTAAAGAATTTGGAATTCCAGATAAACCATAAACCGTAGAAAGCCCACTTACAATTGGCATACCATCTATTAAAACTAAAGTATATGGCCCTTCTAAACCATTGATATGAATATCTCCCGTATTACAAACATTGCAATTTATTTGAGGGCGCACACCATTTACGTTTTGCAACGCTTCGAAAATATTTGGCGTCGGATTCTTCTTTAAAAAAGTAGTAGAATACACTTCTACAGGCACCGGACTATCTAATCTAGAAACAGCTTTTAGCGTTCCTGTTACTACAACCTCATCTAATAATTCAGATTCCGGCAAGTTAAAATTGATAGTTACATCTTTTGATTCAGATACTGTTATGCTTCTTTTTTGCGTTTGATAACCTGTAAACGAGGCGATGATAGTATATTTTCCCGGTGCAACATTTTTAAAGCTAAACATACCGTTATCATTAGAAACC
The window above is part of the Algibacter sp. L3A6 genome. Proteins encoded here:
- a CDS encoding metal ABC transporter solute-binding protein, Zn/Mn family, which translates into the protein MKKYIYIVFVSLIIFSCKTDKKANQKLNIVTTTSMITDLVKNVAGDEVNVQGLMGSGVDPHLYKASEGDVSKLSGADIIFYNGLHLEGKLVEIFEKMRNIKTVALSDAIDEKTLIGSEYFASNYDPHIWFNTEYWILITQFVADKLSEALPEKKDLFQANSAKYIVELKALQTTLKSTIETLPKDKRILVTAHDAFNYFGKAYGFQVRGLQGISTATEAGVQDVQNLSAFIIENKIKAIFIESSVPKRTIEALQAAVNSKDHNVDIGGSLYSDALGTTGTPEGTYIGMFKYNVNTIVNALE
- a CDS encoding TonB-dependent receptor, producing the protein MRNLILVILCLLSYVVRAQTITGKTSTNGDALPYVNVYLKGTQKGAVSNDNGMFSFKNVAPGKYTIIASFTGYQTQKRSITVSESKDVTINFNLPESELLDEVVVTGTLKAVSRLDSPVPVEVYSTTFLKKNPTPNIFEALQNVNGVRPQINCNVCNTGDIHINGLEGPYTLVLIDGMPIVSGLSTVYGLSGIPNSLIEQIEIVKGPASSLYGSEAVGGLINIITKLPENAPRFFADSYVTGWGEVNLDLGFNTRVGKKANLLFGVNYFNYNNPIDNNGDDFTDLTLQNRISVFQKWNFKRKENRVLSLAGRVFYEDRWGGEMQWNSDYRGGNEIYGESIYTKRGELLGKYQLPIKEKVMFQFSYTDHDQNSVYGDTAFLAQQKIGFGQFTWDKSLKNHDLLFGAAARYNYYNDSTPATLGADEVVIPSVFAQDEIKISKKNTLLLGARYDYDKRHGNIFTPRIAYKFKPTPDDVFRVNAGTGFRVVNIFTEEHAALTGARDVVIAEALKPERSVNINLNYLKKFYTKSGSIIGLDISTWYTHFSNLILPDYDTNPNQIIYDNLDGKAVTKGVSVNLDAIVTSGVKLLVGGTFQDVSQTENGIKERQILTERFTGTWAATYKNYKYNLSVDYTGNIYGPMRLPLLSDLDPRSENSPVWSIQNIQLTFDGLENLEIYGGVKNLLNWTPNKGNPFIIARANDPFDKDVTFDNNGNAQVTPDNPYGLTFDPTYVYAPNQGIRAFLGLRYSLK
- a CDS encoding phosphotransferase; translation: MNTFPVTTSTISAEALGEFAKEQYELDKSYVCTLFRTGMNHTYFISNGKTKYVLRVYCYNWRSKTEITEELTLLNKLKSNGLGVSVPVLDKNQTYIQTVKAPEGIRYAVLFSFAEGDKIRFLNTDMCYAIGELMGKIHHASQDQIIERITYNKKSLLELPYQKLKSYFSETLPEVEFVKSIEGFFEDAEFENTRKGVVHLDIWYDNMSIANQTEITIFDFDFCGNGSQILDIGYFCKQLFHIEIDKKEYEAKKESFLKGYQNVNVIPEKELQLLPKAGLAVFVFYLGVQAQRFDWSNIFLTENYLKMFVGRFRSWSDYYKIENT